TGCCTTTACTGTCTGCCCTACAAGGCAACTAGCACCTCAACATTGCATAAGACATTTTCATCAATCATGGCCAGTTCAGCCTCACTGTTGATTTTGTAGCTCGGTCTGGGGGGCTGAAAGTATCTCAAATCACTCATGCTGTGCCCCATGAAGATTTCCCAAATCGGTATCCACCCCTTCGGTTGGACCAATGGTTTCTAGCATCGGTGCTTCTCTATAAGGGCCGAGTAGCGCCTCAAAGCAGGGTATCGCCAGGCAGCAGCTGAGGCTCTGCTGTTTCAACAATCATACCAGGAGTAGAAGAGGCGAGAGGCTGAAAGCATCCAGGTCTGCTTGGCCAGACGTATCCGGGGTGCTCCTCAAACTCATGAGTCACGTGTTGTATTTTGGGCTGCCGCAGGTCTTCCATTTGGTTGAGGCCTGCAACAAGGGCGCGAAAGGCAGCTCAACGGCGTCTAGACAGTAAGTGACCTATCAAAATTCGCCGCCTCGTCTTAACTAGGGTTTCATCTGGCTTGCAGGCATCCAAACTGCTCGAAGTTGCAGAATTAAGGCTACAGTCCACGGCCTCGAGACGAACCAAGATCAGCTGTTTGTCCGGCTGAGGAACTCCGCCTCAGCTTCAGTACTGGGAGAATAAAAAAGATGTCGAGCCTGCAGAGCCAACTATGGGGGTAGCAACCAGGCCAATACGGGTCTTACGGTCAAAGATCTTGGAACTCTGCGCTTGATCACTAAAGGAAGTGATGAGCCTGAACCTGAGCCTGGAGATTTTGGCGAAGCCACGTTGAAAACCACTCCGAACATCAGACGGTTACGAAAGGGGGTTCGAAATAAGGATGAAGGTCTGGAATTTGAACTTGCTGGCAGATAGAGAGGTTTAAGGGTCGCCGGATTGCTGGAGAGCGCAAGCAAAACAACGAACTGATCGACCCAATTTTCAAACAATGGCCCGCTGCCTGTAGAACTACTTAGACGGAGCATTCGTAAGAAAGGGATAGACTGAAATAGCTATGTTATAGAACACCTACAAATAATGCCTAAGATACGTAGCTTACAAGGTCCCATTCCGGACGCAAAGCAGGGGCTTATTGCGTACCATGCGAATTTGTCCAGAGAAGCCTAACCTGCCCAAAACTCCCACCTAGTAAGCTGGCAGTTGACCTATTTTATTACCATCTCTGTCTGTCATGTCTCGTCTAGATCATTTTCATTGAGCTATGCCACATTCCTGTCCAGACCCTTTCCCCGCTATAGCTGGAAACAACTTCCAAAAGACGAAATGGtatttctttatcttaccGCCAGAACTTAACTTCATAATTGCTACTTTCCCTGAGCCAAAAGAACTTGCCACTTTGCTTCGCACTAGCAAGCAAATTTACCCTATCATTGACAACTTGTTATATTACCGCGATGCGAAGAGCGACAGCCCAGATGCGCTACTGTGGGTTGTAAAGAAAGGAAGGTTAAACACAGCTAGGAAGGCCATCATTGCTCACAAGTGGCAGTGTACTTCCCGTGACATAGAGTCCGAATGCACAATTCAATCGACACTAGACAGGTTCCTTTGCCTAGCATCATCGGAGGTGGGTGCAGTGGCTTGCGTTGGATGACTTTCATCAGCTCATCCACGTCTGTTTCGAAGTTGATCTGATCACTAAGGTTGGGAGTTTCGTCGTAGGTGATGGTCTCCGAACCAGCATTTGGGTTGGTGGCCATGGTTCTGACAGTCCCAACTTGCGAATTACTTTGTGCCGGAGAAGGTGCTTGTTCGGTATGTTTATATTTGATATCCCCTAGATGCGAGGGGACTCGGCCGTGGTCCTCATCATGTCCTACCGGACGGCGATCATCACatatttttttcttttttctttttttttttttttttttttttttgacaGGCATAGAGTGGTGTGGAGTTGTAGACGACCTTTGATATCCTCCAAGTTGTTACGGGTTGGGAACTCGATGCTGAGGTGTTGTGAGACCGCCTACTAGACCGGAACTGCAAAGAATATTTGAATCAGAGCATAGTGGCCGGAAAGTTGCTGTGGCCTGCCTTCGTGTCTCGGGACGCCTGGTGCCTGATGATTGAGGATTAAGAGCCGTTTGAAATTTCAAGTCAGTCTTGCTCCAAAGGCTCGGTCAACAGTTTTTGTTGTTTTGATCGGAGCTCAAGGGAATACCGGGTAAGACTTGGCGCCGTTAGGGATGAACAGACAGTTCATGACAGTTCAGAGACAGTATCGGAGCACAACAGAAGTAAAGTTAAACTGAATTTGCGTAGAGAAGCCGAAGTAAAATATGTACAAGAGCATAAATGGTGGTACGAGTTATGGGCGGGAGACTTGACCAGGTAGCTGAGCAACAAGGAGGATTCAGGTACATACCCATGGCTTGAGGAGAAAGTTGATATTATAACAGGCTTCCTGCCCCTGAGCACTCCTCCGAGAGCGAACCACTTAATCTCTCTCAAATAATCACATGGATTCAATTGAATCCCGTGGCCGCCAAGTCAATGAAGGCGAGATCAGGATCGACGTTGGTGGCATCATTCATCCCCTGCACAATTATGCACCTGGTCCGATGGGTCAAGACTCTTGCTGGCTGCCAAGACAGATTACGCGTGTAGCGAGCCGACGTCAATTCCCGCTTTCTTCATTACTTGCTGTATAGGGCAAGGTAACGTCTCGGGGCCCACTAGCCGCCGGATGTGGAGCTGATGATCCGTACCTGGCCCACTATCTCAGCTCCTACCGCCACGACAGGGGTTCTCCCTGCTTCTGTAATCTTTCTTGTAAACGCAAGATGCGATCCTCAACAATAGCGCATGTCTATCACGACCAATAAGCCTCACTTGCCCACGGTAACACACGGACTAGCCTTTATCTGATTGAGCACCACCAATAAAGGTAGACGCCATCATGTGCAGCGGAAAGTATGAATGTGGTTATTCTCATTTCGAGTCAACTTTCTCGTTGAAGCTAAGTCATGTTACCGCCACTTCCGCGAACCTTTTTTACTCTAGAGTTGTCTACTAGGCTTATAAATGCGGCAGATAGCCCATAGAAGTATGTTATTCAAGAGACCGTTGCTAGTTAAGTATCTAACACTTTGATACCAACAAGCGTCTTTTTCGTTAGCCCTGGTCTTTTATTTGTCTTATCATTTGAACGCTCTGCGCTCCATAACTTTTCCATATTGTGCACTCTCTCTGAGCGCAATGTCGCCCCGTCACAACTGCAATGTCATCAACGATGACAAAAACGATAAATTTCACGTCGATATGGAGGATCACAACGGCATTTTCGGTGATGACAGTTGCGATTTTTCCATCTACAGCGATGACACCAACGATGATGCCGTCCTCGAAGTGCGCAAACTTGTAAGCGTATATTGCATCTACCCTATGGATTGGCGTTGATACTTTTCATTAGTTTGACTCGGCTCATAGTTTCACTGTTAAACTACTTAAAAAAGGGGTACCGGATGAAGAGATACATGATGAGCTGCAAAAGCATCTCGAGAGTCGAATAATACTATTACTTCATCGGGAACGTATATACGGATACCATAACTAAAGgtctttaataaatttcAAGGATTGGTTCGCCCCTTGACCTGATCCTGCCTCATAGTGAGAATGTAGAGAATATAGCTCAATCTCTATTGACAGTATACAAATACCTTTTTTCTTACTTAGACATGCCCCGGATTAGATCTCCGATCGGCTGTGGTTATATCTTTCCCCCTCTACATCTTAGATGCTAATTGAGAACTTCCTTCCTTTCTTCTGTTGATCTTCCAGGTCTCTGCACTGGTTCCACTCATTCCTGCATCTGAGTCGGTGGCATCTATACGGTCCATCTTCGCAATTCTATAATGCTAGTGCGGTTCCCCATCAGAGCGGCAGAATATGCTGGTTACTGGTACAATATGATTCAAGAGTATCCAGCTCAGAAGGCCTTCTTTTGAAGCATCCTATACATTTCCCTCGAGTCTTTGTTAAGCATGAAAATCTTCATGTTCGGTGGTATAATCGCTGACATGTACTATATATAGCTCGTTTCGGCCCTCAAACTTTCCATCGTCTTCTCCGATGCTTCATCCAGTTCTGCTTCTCGTATTTGGAGGTTTCCCAATACATTAGAACTCCTGATCCACCATTTTCTCCCTTCCTTCGTTGAAATCTAGGTTACTCGTCTCCCCGACACCTTGCTCGCCAGTTGCTGCCCCCTTCGACACGTATCTACTAGATCTTTCACCCTCCGGCAACGGTGATGCTGTCACACCTCGGTTCTCCTCGAGACTTATCGAAAACCGAAAGTGCTTACCCCAATTgctcatctccttcttcaaaACACTTAAAACACGATTTGATACTTTCGAGAAGCGGGGCTACATCTTCCTTATCAACAGTCAGAAAGTTTCCCTGCCTCTATCTCGAAGATCCTTTGAGATAATCAGAAGACCCTCTTTGGTTGCGTAGTTTATACCGAACACTACACCACCTTTGAGAGTATACGTAGCGCGTTTATGATGCTGGTCGGAAGGCAGATCACCTCGCCCAGGTATTTCTGGGACAACAACTTTCGCCCATTTTCCAAGCAATCTACCAATTCTTTCAGAAAGACTTGGATTTGATACTGTCGATTCCCAGGTTCAATCaaaatatttctttaagGGAGATGCTCTGCAACCTGATTACCGCGTTGCCTTCCATCCCGTCTGCCAACCCAACAGGCCGATTCCACCTCTACTCCATCGAGTAGACACCCTCCGCTATGAACATGACTATCGCTTGAGCCTTTTGAAATTTCATCCGGTCGTTCTAGACACTAACACGTCTTCTTTCTCTTGACCCTCCTCGCTTTTATTCCAGTTCCAGACTTGAGATTCCTCCCTTTACCGTGCTCGACTCTTTCCCAATAGAAGCTCAGTTATGACTACTTCTATACGTCTGATTTTCTGTCTATGTCTTGGGCCTCAGCACAAGCTCACGTCTGTTTGTTGTTCGCTGCTCCTGGTCTTCTCGATCCATCTTTTTGCGCCCTGCTCGTGAATTTCTTCCCCTTTGTCACATTCCCTCGTCTACGAGGTTTGGGTATACGACCCTTTATGTGTTGTTTGATGATCTAGAGGGGTGCGTCAGCCATGGACTCAAATGTGATATCGTAGCATACCATCAAATTTTTCTTTGCTCCTGACAAATGCTTGTCATCTGGACACCGCTCGGtgttcttcatcttcgaATCTGTCATCCAAAATGCCAAAATTCTATCTAGGACTGGCACTAAGTCTTTATGATGGTCGTCATTTGTAATTGCATCATTACTGGTCTCCAGCAGTATGTGTTCCAAAGTAGATGGCGTCGTCCGTGAGTCCAGATACATATCACACACCGCGATAGAAGTCTCACAGGTGTGAACAGCGTGAACGGTACTCGGCGGCTGGTATAGTTTATAGCGTTCGCCCAGTAGTAAAGCAATTAGAGGAGGGCATCGACGATTGCCAGCAAAGTCTTTCAACTTCTTACCAGAGAAGTCATACGATAACATCCAGATCTTCAATCCCATCCACATGTCAATGCTGGTAGCCACACCCTCATGGTCAACATGAGCCATAGTGTCAGCTCCCTGAGATGCTGCGAGAGTTACCTCCATTGATTCTTTGAAGCCCGTTAAATCCACACCCTCTCTCTCAGCCTGCTCTACAACTCGCGGTATTATATCATAGCCAGGAATCTTTGCCATCCATCTGCTGTTGCCTGTCTTAATTTCAATCCGAATGTTGAGCATGTTGATGGACGGCATATCGTCACTGTAGAATCTCAACATTGCCTCTTGACCAGACCACTTCTCTGGAATCCTTTCAGGTGACTTTTTTCCTGAGTCGTACACATCAACCGATGGCAATTGAGCAatctgcttctcgagctctGCCCGTTCTAGGATGAAGTGATAGTAGTCTTCTTCTGTGATAGGTGGGGCAGGTATAACCATAGGTAGTAAACATGGCCCGTTTGTCAGGATTTCAATGGCCTCGTCCAGAGAGCAAAAAATGAACTCATCGAGGCTTTCCCCATACTCTTTTCGCATGTATTGATCTTTTGTGATGGGCTTGCCGGGCTGGACTGACCGTAGATAGGCCAACGACTCTGTTGAGTCTTTGAACTCTCTTGTTGCGGGATCTAATGTCGAGATTTTTGTCTCGACCTTTTCGATTTCCTCTTCGAGGACTTTCTTCACCCATTCCACATAAGCGTCCATAGCCACTTTTCGACAATGGTCTACTTTCTTTGGACTACAATCCCGGGGTCGTTCGTGAAAATAGCAAGGGACAGCAGGAAcctgcttcctcatctcacTGATTTTTGTTTTTGCACAAACTAGCATATGTTTCCGACGATCTGTTATAATCTTGTCACAGCCTGGGCAGGGCTTTGTAATGACGGAGTCGTACCAGTCTACCCATTGCTTTGGAGTTACACTCATGCTGGTCTTCCACGACTGGTATGTAACTTTACCCAATCCGAAACCGAAGCCAGTTGTAATGGCTAGCTACTTTGGTGCTCTCACAACGCCTAGCATAGCATACGCCCGATATAACAAGATTGTTTTGGAAACCGATAGCAAAATGAAATTCATCCATTGACTGGGAGGGGGAGCTTCAGTGACTGAGAGGGAGTTGGCAAGGCTGGGAGGGAGCTGGTAATTCTGAGAGGGAGCTGGTAAGTCTGTGAGGAAGATACAATGGCCGAGAGGGAGCTTCGGTGACTGAGAGGGAGCTTCGGTAACTGGGAGGGAGATTCAGTGACTAGGAGGGATGTGGAACGACTGGGAGGGAGTTGGAAAAGACTGAGAGGGAGCTTCAATGGCCGAGAGGGGGCTTCGGTAACTGGGAGGGAGATTCAGTGACGTTGATAGAGCTCGAGTTCGACATTCTTGTAGGCTAATCGGCTACCTTCAAAACGGTGAGGCTGCAATCATCCAGACGTTGAGGTGCTATCCTTACACCCACCGCGCAGCCCCTGACTGTTCACGTACATGAGGCTGCAGGATCACCAGTATGTTTACGTCCAACCAGCTATGGCTACATTTCGCTTTCTGGATCCCTGCTACAGCTTCCATCGAACCTCATGAGAGTGTGGGTTTCTCCAAAAGTTATGCCTAATACGTATATGgattttccttttttttttcttttttttaagGAGTCCCTACCGTTCCATTTTATCCTCTGGTCATATACTTCAAAGTTACTGGTGCAGACATACCAGACATGAAAGACATCTGGAGCTCCTACACTTTCATGAGCTTTAGGATCTTAAAGTTTAGTGTGCAGGGTGCTAGTGGCAGATTGGCACTAGACTGATCGGTACATGGCTACGGAAGCGAGTGGCTGGGATCTAGCGTCGATCCCTGC
This genomic interval from Fusarium oxysporum f. sp. lycopersici 4287 chromosome 3, whole genome shotgun sequence contains the following:
- a CDS encoding hypothetical protein (At least one base has a quality score < 10); its protein translation is MDAYVEWVKKVLEEEIEKVETKISTLDPATREFKDSTESLAYLRSVQPGKPITKDQYMRKEYGESLDEFIFCSLDEAIEILTNGPCLLPMVIPAPPITEEDYYHFILERAELEKQIAQLPSVDVYDSGKKSPERIPEKWSGQEAMLRFYSDDMPSINMLNIRIEIKTGNSRWMAKIPGYDIIPRVVEQAEREGVDLTGFKESMEVTLAASQGADTMAHVDHEGVATSIDMWMGLKIWMLSYDFSGKKLKDFAGNRRCPPLIALLLGERYKLYQPPSTVHAVHTCETSIAVCDMYLDSRTTPSTLEHILLETSNDAITNDDHHKDLVPVLDRILAFWMTDSKMKNTERCPDDKHLSGAKKNLMIIKQHIKGRIPKPRRRGNVTKGKKFTSRAQKDGSRRPGAANNKQT